One genomic segment of Photobacterium sp. DA100 includes these proteins:
- the ltrA gene encoding group II intron reverse transcriptase/maturase, with protein sequence MEQICSSTNLNQALRRVKKNKGCAGVDKLDIAATISVLRQSSNGQALRQSLLDGSYQPQPVLGVEIPKPSGGVRQLGIPTVLDRIVQQAITSVLTDIYEPKFSNSSYGFRPNRSAHHALAAASHYIREGRGYVVDVDLAKYFDTVNHDRLMHRLSKDITDKRVLKLIRSYLQAGIMRNGLVEQRQRGTPQGGPLSPLLSNIVLDELDKELERRGHKFCRYADDCQIYVHSEEAANRVKASITEFLEQKLKLTVNREKSAATRVTERTYLGHRFQRDGSIHISKTAQTHMKKRVRQITKRNRGRELKTVIVELTQYLRGWQHYFKLAMRKSAMQRLDEWIRRRLRCYRLKQRKRRHSIAIWLRQEGVNERNAWKLAMSEKGWWHLALSPQLNQAMPTKRFKEMGMYSLRDGYESLKIYSEPPYATHACTVV encoded by the coding sequence ATGGAGCAGATCTGTTCATCAACGAATCTGAACCAAGCCCTGAGAAGAGTAAAGAAGAACAAGGGATGTGCTGGGGTTGATAAACTCGACATAGCAGCCACTATCTCGGTGCTTCGGCAGTCTTCCAATGGGCAAGCGCTCCGCCAGAGCCTTCTGGACGGTAGCTATCAACCCCAACCCGTCTTGGGTGTAGAAATCCCTAAACCTAGTGGGGGAGTGAGGCAGCTAGGTATCCCAACGGTACTTGATAGGATCGTCCAGCAGGCCATCACATCAGTCCTGACAGATATCTACGAACCTAAGTTCTCCAACAGCAGTTACGGGTTCAGGCCCAACCGTAGTGCCCACCATGCTCTGGCGGCAGCAAGCCACTACATCAGGGAGGGGCGGGGTTATGTAGTCGATGTTGACCTAGCGAAATACTTCGATACTGTGAACCACGATAGGCTGATGCACAGGTTATCGAAAGATATCACAGATAAACGGGTACTGAAGCTGATCAGGTCATACCTACAGGCAGGCATAATGCGAAACGGGTTAGTCGAGCAGAGGCAACGAGGGACACCACAGGGTGGCCCATTATCTCCGCTGCTATCAAATATCGTATTAGATGAGTTGGATAAAGAGCTTGAACGAAGAGGGCATAAGTTCTGCCGATATGCAGACGACTGCCAAATCTACGTGCACAGTGAGGAAGCCGCAAATCGAGTAAAAGCCTCGATAACGGAGTTCTTGGAGCAGAAACTGAAACTCACGGTCAACCGGGAGAAGAGTGCAGCAACAAGAGTGACAGAGCGGACTTACTTAGGCCATCGCTTCCAACGAGATGGAAGTATCCATATCTCGAAGACAGCACAAACTCACATGAAGAAGCGAGTGCGTCAAATAACGAAGCGGAATCGAGGACGAGAGTTGAAGACAGTAATAGTCGAACTAACTCAATATCTAAGAGGTTGGCAACACTACTTCAAGCTCGCCATGCGGAAAAGCGCGATGCAGCGCTTGGATGAATGGATAAGACGGCGCTTACGGTGCTACCGACTCAAGCAGCGAAAACGCAGACACAGCATAGCGATATGGTTACGCCAAGAAGGCGTAAACGAGCGCAATGCTTGGAAGCTAGCGATGTCAGAGAAAGGATGGTGGCATCTGGCTTTATCGCCGCAGCTCAATCAGGCCATGCCAACGAAACGGTTCAAGGAGATGGGCATGTACTCATTGAGAGATGGGTATGAGTCACTGAAAATATATTCGGAACCGCCGTATGCGACCCACGCTTGTACGGTGGTGTGA